The window taattaaactagagtggccgaattgtaattatgtgatagttacaaaataatgtaaggattatcttattaatagtttggacgaatttaaggtgacaaggccttagaattcgactaggataagggtttcaagacttatcttatggttacttggtgggcaagcaactagataaggataaggactaaaaccctaatctctacacctatataaagaccccaaggctcatgaattcgtccatgccttcccaagaggtcctagaaacgaattcaatacctcccctctctccttataccttctccatttgctcttggtgtttgtaagccattagaggagtgacacttgtgactctaagccttccaaggtcaattcaaggaggaattaggattgttattgctacataacaatcaaggtaatatcataaacttaattatatgttaatatcgatttccatatgctagaattagggtttatagtcttggattcaaagcatgtacaatagagaaacctagatccaagcattagggtttgtatgagcacataggatgtcttatgcccATAACCCATCAGTTACATGCTGCTTGCACATAAATAAGGTTGAATATTATTCTCGATCTAGTGTTATTTTTTAATAAGTGGTATGATCGAAGTATTTAAAGTTTTACTTATGTAATCATCTTTTAGTTTCGATGATAgatatatatttaaataattttatattactttttttaatattattgttaattaatttacaAAATCACTTTGAATAATATTTTGTTATTGTATAAATCTTTTTGGATATTATTGTAATTAATTTGAAAATTCAATTTTGGTTTGTATTTAACACGtttaaacattttaaatatttaaaaaaaatgaacgttttttaagtttatttgagATTTtggtttaagttttaaatataaTACCATATTTAGATTAACTAATTACATAATACATATACTATATTGATAATTTAAAAGTTGAATATGGACAATGTATTTAacatcatattttattttattatttaaaaagaaaCTAAATACGTTATATTAATAATTCAAATAATCtatcaatattaataataatattttatatttaataagttAAATAAGGTTGGAAGTTAAAAATTCATGAGTTTCAAATTAATATACTGAGAGTAAAAAtgattcaattatatatatatatatatatatatatatatatatatatatatatatatatatatatatatatatatatatcttatttttATATATGACAAATAACAAAAGTATGAAaatattataagttttacaaacataaaaacactaaaacatataTTTTAAAACTTGTATTCAAGAAACttattaaaaactcataaaatcttACAAAAAGaatacataaacttaaaatacgtttaatataattaatacatCGAGAAACATAACAAAATTCTCACTTTTTTATGCAACAAAATctattttttcaatttttcatATTTCTTCAACTTTTTATATATGAATCACAAACCACTTTAAACATATGAATGTTTTTTGTAAGGAGatcttacttatatattattaatatggctaaatatgtataaataaaaggaaaataaaaagtcaTTAGTAAATGTAAATTAATTTTAAGAACATACAAATTCATTTAGTTATGTagttataatatataaattaaaaattcaTACGTGACTATTATTAAATGATTGAAAGTTGAGAGATTATGAAAGTTTCAAATGACTATGATGCATGTATATGACATATTATGAAAGTTCCAAATGACTATGATGCATGTATATGACATATTTTGAACTATATTCACCCAAATGATCTTGTTTATAAGATTTATAAAGATAAAGATGAAAacgaaaataaacatataaagatAATAATTTGGGCATGAATTGGGATAATGTCATTTATCTATGCATTTGAAACAAATTATTTTGCCTATGATTTTTGTGTGAATCATCATATTTTTTTGGCAAAAAGATTGTAGATTTACTTTTTTTCCCCTTCACTTGGATcgaaaatgcaatctagtaccagCCACAAGGATAATTTCCATTAATGTCATTTTTTGGCAAAAACATGAATGTTCATTATGATTTTGgttaatttgcacgtttggtccctaacttatatttttaactcagaaggtccttacagtttgtttttgttacgcgtttggtctctgtcttacctaaaaagactattttgccattgattttttaattcatttaaataaGGTGACGTAGGtaaaggtgtgtttatttaaataaattaaaaaaaacaatggcAAAATAGATTTTTTAAGTAAGACAAGGactaagcgcgtaacaaaaacaaacagcagAGACCttccaaattaaaaaaataaattaaagatCAAACATGTAAATTAGTAAATTACCTCAAAcaataaggaccattcgtgtaatttactctttactCTATCTCTAAAGATATTTGTTTCTtaaacatatatatgtaatgtgttAGGCACTTGACGTGGTTAAAGTGTCACTTATCACCCAAGTTGGATGCTAAAGGTGTCTTTAAGGGTGACAAGTCATAGTCATACTTCTATAATGGTACAAAGAATATTCCTCAAAATTAGGCCTCCCCATGTGGTTGACAAAATCAAATTCTTGAAGGCGTGAAAGGTTCGTCGGTGATGTTATATATTAACGAGACATGGAATATGCCATTTTAAAAGATACTTTGAATgcattaatatttattttaaaaatactttAAATGAATTAACTGATGCAAATTATGGTAGGAAAAGACTTGGTAGATAAACAAAATTAACCAATTTGGTTGCTATTTGCTTAATATTCAGGATACGTATCCAAAAATATCattagttttatatatttataagcatTACAATGATAACTAGAGTATAAACTTATAacgtatatttttcatttttaaaaaagaTTTCAAGCAGTAGCTTGACAAAATATCCAAAGTCGTGAATGAAACAatgataaaaaatatatatacagaaaAAAGCATTCAAATATGTTGTTTAAAATATTAATTCAATTGTTGAATATAAAATCAATTATGTAAACGTAACATGGGAATATACAAATTACAGAATACTATAACTAGTGAATTATCTGATGCccgtaattaattaaatattacacaCGTCCTTTAAGTTGTGAAAACTGCAACGCACGTACTTTAGGCCCCGATAATTATTAAAACATGAGTCATCAACTCAATCTATAACATTTGTATTTAGTGTAccataaatttatttaaaaaaaaaaaaaaaaaacttaagaaCTTTTATAAACTAAATGACGATGATATTCGACTTTTATTTCTCGGCTTGGCTCACGTTGAGGGCCAGTATTTTACTACTATTGTTTATGAAATGTGATAACAAACAAACGAATGAACGATtatatatcattatcattatgtattaaaaatatatataaagaccctacaattatttaattttttgaatttttttaaaatttcatgtTTGACAAAcaaaataatagtttataaattTGGTTTTTACTATAAATAgagtaaaaaataaaataaatagtaTTTAATTTTCAACCATATTCTATTTTTTACTCTGAAAAATTTATTTCTAATATCAATATTTTCTAAACTTATAAAGATTGTCAAAAAAAACCCTTCAACTTATtagttttttaaatatttattaaattttatattaattcAATACATAAATATGTTGTTTTAAATTTATGATAAATTAAATATCATTTAAATAGtcaaattaaaacaaaataaaagatgataaACTAAAATTGAAAGACGGTAAAAGTTACAAACCCTCActtttttaaaaatcattttcaaagtcTTTTAAGTAGAAATTGTTTTAAAAGGCTTTTTTCTCTTTGTTAAACACTTTTTAAAACTCATTGACTTCTCAAAGAAACTAATAAGAAATTTTTAAATGAAATCTCAAACTTTTTAAAACTTATTGACTTCTCAaagaaactaataaaaaaattttaaatgaaatctCAAACATTATTATAATAGAGTAAAAAATGAAGTTTGAAGTAGGGTTGTGCACTAAGCTAGTTTTTTCctctttttttttaactactTAGATTTAGATTGGTGTTTCAAAAAGCTTATTgagttttttttaattctttcaaataaaacctttattaattataaaaaactcaattatatatatatatatatatatatatatatatatatatatatatatatatatatatatatatatgttattttacatatttacatacataacataaatacatTATCATTGGTTTCATCAaatgttgttttttattttaaataaagatTAATTTATAATTGAAATACTAAAACGCTTACATTATAATTTTTCTGaaaattcttttatttatttattttaagaaaaacaCTTCTCTTCAGgaaaaagataaatcatattcCTTAACGAATAATTCATTCTTTCTTTTTATATTCCTACGTATCAAAATAACAAGTCCCATATTCTAGTTGGACAAGACGGTAGCGGTGGCCCACACCGCCGGCCCACCACCGAAAGCCACCGTGTCACACACACGTATCTCATTCTCATCTCTCAACAGGTATCTTTTCCCGATTCCATAATTCCAAATGGCATTTTCCCCGTTTGAACCGGTGAACCTCTTTTCCAGATCATAAACAACTAAATCCACAACCACAATCGCATAACAACTTGTACTTCCCGCATCGTAACTTGGACATTAATCTGGAAAATGAACATTTCTGTAACGGAAAAGGTCCGACCTTTGAAACGCGTAACTCAGAGACTTTCTTTTTTTTCCCTTTGCTTTAAATGGCGAAAGCTGGAGATAGCGGGAACAACAACAGCGTGTAGCTTCCGCCTTCTGCTTGCTTGCTtccactactttctctctctttcttttggtatgttctctctctctctctctctctctctctctctctctctctctctctctctgtatcgATAGATATACAggtatgtgtatgtatatgtttGACTTGATTCTTACGCTGTTTGATTTTGTTGTTGTTAAATACCTAGATCTGCAGTTCATTTTCTAAGCGTCAAGTCCATAGAGCATAGAGCATCTTAGGTTTGTTTGTAACTCTTTTGCTTGCGTAATGTTTATGAAGTTCGATTTTAGGtgatttgatgctgttatgtaaCTTCTACACAGCCATCACTTCGCATTATAGCTTTGAATACCTTTTTTTGGGGTCCAAATCGAATTTATTCGacttatatttgatgttttagtGCTTTTTTTTGCTGGATTTGTTCTTTTGTTTGGAGtttctttgtgtgtgtgtgtgtgtgtgtgattttaCAATTTACATCACTAAAGCTCTCGATCCGGCAATGTGTTGCAGAAAACACATGCCTGCATAATGCGTTAAGTAATTATGAGCTTGATCTTATTTGTTTCTTCTATCTTCTCTATGGAGATTTCATCGTGTTCTTCTTGCTTATACAGACCTTCTTAtgtgaaattttttaaaattttcacaacATTGTTTTTGGTTTTCTGTTCTGTTTTTTGTTTACAGTTTCATGAGATCTAGTCTATTTCATAATCTGTATATATCTGTAACATGTGATACCTATGCAGATTACAACAATGACTCCACCTATTGAGGCTCAAACCAAACACACCGAGTATCATCACCATTCACATGCTCCTCTGAATGAAAGAATACTCTCATCCTTGAGCAGAAGATCAGTTGCTGCACACCCTTGGCATGATCTTGAAATAGGTATCTCATTCATTCAAACCTAAATTCATATAATTTGATAATCAATCGTCTGACTTCTCTAAATTATCAAATGCAGGTCCAGGAGCACCAACAATATTCAACTGTGTAAGAGCTTGGAACCAATACAGTtcatggtgtttttttttttttataaaacaaacgATTTATCATAAAAGCTGTCAACACCTTTTTTCAGGTGATTGAAATTAGCAAGGGTAGCAAGGTAAAGTATGAGCTTGACAAAAAAACAGGACTTATCAAGGTAAAATTGAGatgatatatatattatatgctctcttttgtgtaatttactaattttgtattatgtgatttatCAGGTGGATCGTGTCCTATACTCATCAGTTGTGTACCCTCACAATTACGGTTTTGTCCCTCGTACTCTCTGTGAAGACAATGACCCTCTTGATGTCTTGGTTATCATGCAGGTATGCTACTTTACTTTCTTTCTACTACAATTTTGgtttaat of the Lactuca sativa cultivar Salinas chromosome 6, Lsat_Salinas_v11, whole genome shotgun sequence genome contains:
- the LOC111887441 gene encoding soluble inorganic pyrophosphatase 4 isoform X1; this translates as MTPPIEAQTKHTEYHHHSHAPLNERILSSLSRRSVAAHPWHDLEIGPGAPTIFNCVIEISKGSKVKYELDKKTGLIKVDRVLYSSVVYPHNYGFVPRTLCEDNDPLDVLVIMQEPILPGCFLRAKAIGVMPMIDQGEKDDKIIAVCADDPEYRHYNDIKELPPHRLAEIHRFFEDYKKNENKEVVVNDFLPAAEAIEVVKHSMDLYADYIVESLRR
- the LOC111887441 gene encoding soluble inorganic pyrophosphatase 4 isoform X2, with translation MTPPIEAQTKHTEYHHHSHAPLNERILSSLSRRSVAAHPWHDLEIGPGAPTIFNCVIEISKGSKVKYELDKKTGLIKVDRVLYSSVVYPHNYGFVPRTLCEDNDPLDVLVIMQEPILPGCFLRAKAIGVMPMIDQGEKDDKIIAVCADDPEYRHYNDIKELPPHRLAEIHRFFEDYKKNENKEVVVNDFLPAAEAIEVVKHSM